The nucleotide sequence ACCATCAGGATGACCGAAGCAATGCCCCAGACGATCCCGAACATGGTCAGGAAGCTGCGCATCTTGTGAGCGCGCAGCGTGGAGAACGTCTGTCGCAAGATCTCGTACAGGTTCATGGCCGCCTGCTGACCTGTGAGATTGGACGGAGCGCAGAAGGCTTGGTAATCGGCCTAGCGAATGTCAATGTCGCCGGAGCCGGTTTCCAGCCGAATGAGCGAGCCGCCGCCACCCACCGTGCCCCGCACCAGGTCTCGCCGCAGCGCACCCTGCATGGTGATGGGGCGGGCGATGCGCACCGTGCCCGAGCCCGTCTCCGCGTAGAGGTCGAAGCCGGTGCTCTCGGGGATGTGTAGTGTGATGTCGCCGGAGCCCGCGCTCAGCTTCCAGGAAGCTTTGGGCGTGCCTTCCGCCTCGACGTCGCCGCTCCCGGTCTCCACGGAGAGCGCACCGTGAACACCACGGACGCGCGCGTTGCCGGAGCCCGTTTGCACACGCGCTTGCGACGATTCGATCAACTCCAGGGTAACGTCGCCCGACCCGGTCTCCGCCGAGGTCCGGCCGGAAATGGCGGAGGCGCGGATGTTGCCGCTGCCGGTGGTGGCGCGCAGCCCGCCGGCCAACGAGGTCAGCTCCAGATCGCCGGAGCCGCTTTCCGCGAAAACCTCCTGGCGCACGGATGCGATGCGCACGCTGCCGGAGCCGGTCGAAGCCCGCACCGGGCCGTCCACGCCTTCCACGGACTGCTCGCCCGATCCGGTTTCCGAGCGCAGCTTGGTGGCCGCCGGTGTCACCACTTCGTAGCTGACGGACACATTGCGGCGCAGCTCTTCGTCGCGAATCTTACCGATGCGGATGATGTTGCCCACCTGTTCGATGGGTGGATTCGCCTGGATACGCTGCACCTTCTCGGCTGCGCTAAGGCCTTCGAACAGCTTGCTGCGCGCGCGGATCCGTGCCTTGACCTGTACCGTGCCCGTCGCTCCCGAGCGCACGGCGATGTCGCCGGAGCCGGTTTCGACGCTCAGGTCAACCGAGCCCGTGACCTGCAAAGTGCGCTCAAACTGACCCTGGGCCTCATCGGCCAGAGCCG is from Terriglobales bacterium and encodes:
- a CDS encoding DUF4097 family beta strand repeat-containing protein, coding for MKDRRFFGPAALLALLFLSSMPALADEAQGQFERTLQVTGSVDLSVETGSGDIAVRSGATGTVQVKARIRARSKLFEGLSAAEKVQRIQANPPIEQVGNIIRIGKIRDEELRRNVSVSYEVVTPAATKLRSETGSGEQSVEGVDGPVRASTGSGSVRIASVRQEVFAESGSGDLELTSLAGGLRATTGSGNIRASAISGRTSAETGSGDVTLELIESSQARVQTGSGNARVRGVHGALSVETGSGDVEAEGTPKASWKLSAGSGDITLHIPESTGFDLYAETGSGTVRIARPITMQGALRRDLVRGTVGGGGSLIRLETGSGDIDIR